One genomic region from Rosa rugosa chromosome 1, drRosRugo1.1, whole genome shotgun sequence encodes:
- the LOC133711708 gene encoding auxin-responsive protein IAA27, with product MSMSLEHDYIGLSESVPSMEASDRSKKGAALNLKATELRLGLPGSESPGRDSGGVEDKTGFSLPVPKPSVSGAKRVFSDAIDGASGKWVFSGSGGSEADLGKGGNLVSPRGVNGGKGLAGPECKSQPISAVKDGVQQSPNPLHEKKPQVSAPAAKAQVVGWPPIRSFRKNSMASIPPKKDDDAEGKIGAGCLYIKVSMDGAPYLRKVDLKTYGSYVDLSLALEKMFSCFTIGQCGPHGVSSQDGMSESRLMDLLHGAEYVLTYEDKDGDWMLVGDVPWQMFTDSCRRMRIMKSSEAIGLAPRAMQKCKNSN from the exons ATGTCTATGTCCTTGGAGCATGATTACATAGGCTTATCTGAGTCTGTTCCTTCAATGGAAGCCTCTGACAGGTCTAAAAAGGGAGCTGCTTTGAACCTCAAAGCCACTGAGCTCAGGCTGGGCTTGCCTGGGTCTGAGTCCCCAGGGAGAGATAGTGGTGGTGTGGAGGACAAAACTGGGTTTTCACTGCCTGTGCCTAAACCCTCTGTGTCTGGAGCCAAGAGGGTGTTCTCTGACGCCATTGATGGAGCTTCTGGGAAGTGGGTTTTCTCTGGGAGTGGTGGATCTGAGGCTGATTTGGGTAAAGGTGGTAACTTGGTTTCTCCTAGAGGTGTTAATGGTGGAAAAGGTCTTGCTGGGCCTGAGTGTAAAAGTCAACCAATCTCTGCTGTGAAAGATGGGGTACAACAGTCCCCAAACCCTTTGCATGAGAAGAAGCCTCAGGTTTCTGCTCCTGCAGCAAA GGCACAGGTTGTTGGATGGCCACCAATTCGTTCATTCCGGAAGAATTCAATGGCATCCATTCCTCCCAAAAAGGATGATGATGCAGAAGGCAAGATCGGAGCAGGGTGTCTTTATATCAAGGTCAGCATGGATGGTGCACCATACCTGAGGAAAGTCGATCTCAAAACCTATGGTAGCTATGTGGATCTATCATTAGCACTGGAGAAGATGTTCAGCTGCTTTACAATTG GTCAATGTGGCCCACATGGAGTTTCAAGTCAAGATGGAATGAGCGAGAGTCGTTTAATGGATCTCCTCCATGGTGCTGAATACGTCCTCACTTATGAAGACAAGGATGGTGACTGGATGCTAGTTGGTGACGTTCCCTGGCA GATGTTCACTGACTCGTGTAGAAGGATGAGGATTATGAAGAGTTCAGAAGCTATAGGGCTAG CCCCAAGAGCCATGCAGAAGTGCAAAAATAGTAATTAG
- the LOC133730435 gene encoding pre-mRNA-splicing factor ATP-dependent RNA helicase DEAH1-like, with protein MAKFPEDAMLSKVIVASDEYKCSADEMINKPVLTMHGGIFILGTLEIDHIALLKVYNTWKEANKSTEWCFGNYIQARSMRSAKIILDRLERLLERVGIELTSNPVDLEPMKDILSGFFDHSAKLQHNSYVTATAKDYPYTPQLMQGWHTSAPEMGFVP; from the exons ATGGCGAAGTTCCCTGAGGATGCGATGCTGTCTAAGGTGATTGTTGCTTCAGATGAGTACAAGTGCTCAGCTGATGAG ATGATAAACAAGCCGGTGCTGACAATGCACGGCGGCATTTTCATTCTGGGAACGTTGGAGATCGATCACATTGCATTGCTAAAGGTTTACAATACATGGAAAGAGGCAAATAAATCGACTGAGTGGTGCTTCGGAAACTATATACAAGCTAGAAGCATGAGAAGCGCAAAAATTATTCTGGATCGACTTGAGCGGCTCTTGGAGAGGGTTGGAATTGAGCTAACCTCAAATCCCGTTGATTTAGAGCCTATGAAGGACATTTTATCTGGATTCTTTGATCATTCTGCAAAGCTGCAACACAATTCTTATGTAACAGCCACAGCCAAGGACTATCCGTATACACCACAGCTCATGCAGGGCTGGCACACAAGTGCTCCCGAGATGGGTTTTGTACCGTGA
- the LOC133711729 gene encoding polyprotein of EF-Ts, chloroplastic → MTPVVPYSISNVSVFPGTAFTSRKTNSLTKFNFSRKSARHTLSPHSFLLPFSTSIRLFPLYNNKCPVHHRSRTYVVSATGTDVAVEQPDSPVAEASTEALDKSSDAAETSEKSSNSDASSSPSQARRARTSRQSEMSPVKNEELVPGATFTGKVRSIQPFGAFIDFGAFTDGLVHVSQLSDTYVKDVGSVVSVGQEVKVTLVEANMETKRISLTMREGKDASSSDRGGSDRRGGPKKGERKNEGRKSSKFAKGQDLVGTVKNLVRAGAFISLPEGEEGFLPQSEEADEGFASIMGETSMEVGQEVNVRVLRISRGQVTLTMKKEEDIQKSESQITQGVIHTATNPFLLAFRQNKDIAAFLDEREKVEKATKETVNPKSTEESTQKVNETENESNIHEVLDKQVSSDEQSLGVSSAVDESFENDGAPLEVVDVGASGIDDTSSKEDQETIVSSSTEILETIDGAVQAIQKEEMSSEILVPEESISTTDSTIQESPSTDGVENDSNPDSSSEIANQALPSDITATEEVIESKVDDTVAKDPPQIEPPTSESESPSAPLTEDEEVQPAPNTSGSLTSSDVQTDLASPQETKATISPALVKQLREESGAGMMDCKKALLESGGDIVKAQEFLRKKGLASADKKASRATAEGRIGSYIHDSRIGILLEVNCETDFVSRGDIFKELVDDLAMQAAACPQVQYVTTEDVPEEFINKEREIEMQKEDLLSKPEQIRSKIVDGRIRKRLEELALLEQPYIKNDKVVVKDWVKQTIATIGENIKVKRFVRFNLGEGLEKRSQDFAAEVAAQTAAKKVPIAGKEQPAAVEAKETVQKAPTVAISAALVKQLREETGAGMMDCKKALSETGGDIEKAQEYLRKKGLSSAEKKSSRLAAEGRIGSYIHDARIGVLIEVNSETDFVGRSEKFKELVDDLAMQVAACPQVQFVSVEDIPESTVKKEKELEMQREDLLSKPENIRERIVEGRISKRLGELALLEQPFIKDDSILVKDLVKQTIAALGENIKVRRFVRFTLGETVEGAKSEVEA, encoded by the exons ATGACGCCTGTAGTTCCATATTCTATAAGCAATGTCTCAGTATTTCCTGGAACTGCCTTTACCTCAAGAAAGACCAATTCTTTAACCAAATTCAATTTTTCTAGGAAATCCGCTAGACATACTCTATCCCCCCACAGTTTTCTTTTACCTTTTTCGACCTCTATTAGATTGTTTCCATTATACAACAACAAATGCCCTGTACATCATAGATCTAGAACCTATGTAGTATCTGCCACAGGGACTGACGTAGCAGTGGAGCAACCAGACTCACCCGTTGCAGAAGCTTCAACTGAAGCTTTGGATAAATCCTCCGATGCAGCTGAAACTAGTGAAAAATCCTCCAACTCTGACGCAAGTTCCAGTCCATCTCAGGCAAGGCGTGCAAGAACTAGTAGGCAAAGTGAGATGTCACCTGTTAAGAATGAGGAGCTGGTTCCTGGCGCAACTTTTACAGGGAAAGTGAGATCAATCCAGCCATTTGGTGCTttcattgattttggagctttcaCAGATGGCCTGGTACATGTTTCACAGCTGAGTGATACTTATGTAAAAGATGTAGGAAGTGTTGTTTCTGTTGGGCAAGAGGTGAAGGTGACATTAGTTGAAGCCAATATGGAGACTAAGCGGATATCTCTCACTATGCGTGAAGGCAAAGATGCTTCCAGTAGTGATAGGGGTGGATCTGATAGGAGAGGTGGTCCAAAGAAAGGAGAGAGGAAAAACGAGGGGAGAAAAAGTTCAAAGTTTGCTAAGGGGCAGGACTTAGTGGGCACGGTGAAGAATTTGGTGAGGGCTGGTGCTTTTATATCTCTTCCTGAGGGGGAAGAAGGTTTCTTGCCTCAGTCTGAGGAAGCTGATGAAGGATTTGCAAGCATTATGGGGGAGACCTCTATGGAGGTTGGCCAGGAAGTTAATGTCCGTGTGTTGCGTATTAGTAGAGGACAAGTAACCTTGAcaatgaagaaagaagaagatattCAGAAGTCAGAGTCCCAGATCACTCAAGGAGTCATCCACACAGCAACAAACCCATTTCTCCTGGCTTTTCGCCAAAACAAGGATATTGCTGCATTTTTGGACGAAAGAGAGAAAGTAGAGAAAGCAACTAAAGAAACTGTAAATCCAAAGAGTACAGAAGAATCAACACAGAAGGTTAATGAAACTGAGAATGAGTCCAATATTCATGAAGTGCTGGACAAACAAGTAAGTAGTGATGAGCAAAGTCTTGGTGTCTCTTCTGCCGTGGACGAAAGTTTTGAAAATGATGGTGCTCCTTTAGAGGTGGTTGATGTGGGAGCCAGTGGAATAGATGATACGTCAAGCAAAGAAGACCAGGAAACCATCGTTTCTAGTTCAACAGAAATTCTAGAAACTATAGATGGTGCAGTCCAAGCCATACAAAAAGAAGAGATGAGTTCCGAAATCTTGGTTCCTGAAGAAAGTATATCTACCACAGATTCTACAATTCAGGAGTCTCCGTCAACTGATGGTGTGGAAAATGATTCAAATCCAGATTCGTCTAGTGAAATAGCTAATCAAGCATTGCCATCAGATATTACAGCAACTGAAGAGGTTATAGAGAGTAAAGTAGACGACACAGTAGCAAAAGATCCACCTCAAATAGAACCACCTACTTCAGAGAGTGAAAGTCCTTCAGCTCCACTAACTGAAGATGAGGAAGTGCAACCAGCTCCTAATACAAGTGGGAGTCTCACCAGCTCAGATGTACAAACAGATCTTGCTTCTCCTCAAGAGACAAAAG CAACTATATCACCAGCTCTTGTAAAACAGCTCCGTGAAGAGTCAGGAGCTGGAATGATGGACTGCAAAAAGGCTTTGTTAGAGTCTGGAGGAGACATTGTCAAAGCCCAGGAGTTCCTTAGAAAGAAAGGCTTAGCAAGTGCAGACAAGAAAGCCAGCAGAGCCACTGCTGAAGGGAGAATAGGTTCATACATTCACGATAGCAGGATTGGTATCTTGCTGGAGGTAAACTGTGAGACAGATTTTGTTTCCCGGGGTGACATTTTCAAGGAGCTGGTTGATGATCTGGCTATGCAAGCAGCTGCATGCCCTCAAGTACAGTATGTTACTACAGAAGACGTTCCTGAAGAGTTTataaacaaggaaagagagaTTGAGATGCAGAAAGAAGATCTTTTGTCAAAGCCAGAGCAGATTAGATCAAAGATTGTTGACGGGAGGATCAGGAAGAGGCTCGAGGAGCTGGCATTGCTTGAGCAGCCCTACATCAAGAATGATAAGGTGGTGGTGAAGGACTGGGTGAAGCAAACCATTGCAACCATTGGGGAAAACATAAAAGTCAAGAGGTTTGTGCGTTTCAATCTGGGAGAAGGCTTGGAAAAACGGAGTCAGGATTTTGCAGCTGAAGTGGCTGCTCAAACTGCAGCAAAAAAGGTGCCCATAGCAGGGAAAGAACAGCCTGCTGCAGTTGAAGCAAAGGAAACAGTTCAGAA GGCACCAACTGTAGCTATCTCAGCTGCTTTGGTTAAACAACTAAGGGAAGAAACTGGAGCGGGAATGATGGACTGCAAGAAAGCTCTCTCAGAAACTGGAGGGGATATAGAGAAGGCACAAGAGTACCTCAGAAAGAAAGGTCTTTCTTCTGCTGAAAAGAAATCCAGCCGGCTTGCTGCTGAAGGCAGGATAGGATCTTATATTCATGACGCTCGCATTGGAGTTCTGATTGAAGTAAACTCCGAGACTGATTTTGTTGGTAGAAGTGAAAAATTCAAGGAGTTGGTTGATGACCTGGCGATGCAAGTTGCGGCCTGCCCACAGGTGCAATTTGTATCCGTCGAAGATATTCCAGAGAGTACtgtaaagaaggaaaaagagctTGAGATGCAGAGGGAGGACCTTCTGTCAAAACCTGAAAACATCAGGGAGAGAATCGTGGAGGGAAGGATCTCAAAGAGGCTTGGGGAGCTTGCTTTGTTGGAGCAACCTTTTATCAAAGATGATAGTATATTGGTGAAGGATCTGGTGAAGCAGACGATTGCTGCTCTTGGGGAAAACATAAAAGTTAGAAGGTTTGTTCGGTTCACTCTTGGGGAGACAGTTGAGGGTGCGAAATCAGAAGTTGAAGCATAA
- the LOC133711716 gene encoding uncharacterized protein LOC133711716: protein MKLKQLESLLGGLQQFSNPKVELEQYPTGPHIASRMLYTAENSFGDVCDKVVADFGCGCGTLGVAAGLLGAEHVIGIDVDPESLELASLNAEELELDIDYIQCNIKNLGWRAEVVDTIVMNPPFGTRKKGADMDFLSVALKVASQAVYSLHKTSTRDHVKRAALQQFNASSAEVICELRYDLPQTYKFHKKREVDIAVDLWRFVPKSKQGSRDLAHV from the exons ATGAAGCTCAAGCAGCTCGAAAGCCTCCTTGGTGGTCTCCAACAGTTCTCCAACCCAAag GTGGAGCTGGAACAATACCCAACTGGACCCCACATTGCATCTCGCATGCTCTACACT GCAGAGAATTCATTTGGGGATGTGTGTGACAAGGTAGTGGCTGATTTTGGCTGTGGTTGTGGTACATTGGGGGTTGCAGCTGGACTCTTGGGCGCAGA ACATGTGATTGGCATTGACGTCGATCCAGAATCTCTTGAATTAGCTTCACTAAATGCTGAGGAACTTGAG TTGGACATAGATTATATTCAATGCAACATCAAGAACTTAGGGTGGAGAG CTGAAGTTGTTGATACTATTGTAATGAATCCTCCATTTGGAACTCGGAAAAAGGGTGCTGACATGGATTTTCTCTCTGTGGCTTTGAAG GTTGCTTCTCAAGCTGTTTATTCCTTACATAAAACCTCCACGAGAGAT CATGTGAAAAGGGCAGCCTTGCAGCAGTTCAATGCTAGCAGTGCTGAGGTTATATGTGAG CTTCGATATGATTTACCACAAACGTACAAGTTTCATAAGAAACGAGAGGTGGATATCGCTGTGGACTTGTGGCGATTTGTCCCCAAGAGTAAGCAGGGGTCCAGAGATCTAGCACATGTATAA